CAGAATGGCTGCTAATAATTTTATGTTGTCTTGTAGTGCTTTCTTATCTCTTTTCCATTGTAAGTAGGAAAATTAGAGTTCCATCTGTTTTATTGCTCTTGTTTGCAGGAATAGGCCTACGCTTTTTAGCACTGGCCTATAATATTGTGATCCCTTTGCCGGGACAAATCATTGAAGCCCTTGGTGTGGTTGGCTTGATCATGATTGTATTGGAGGCAGGCTTGGATTTGAAGATTGAAAAAGAAAAGATCGGCCTCATACGATATTCATTTTTTACAGCGCTATTTATATTAATCTTTTCAACTGCAATAGTTACAGGCATATTGTATTATTGGTTACGGGAAGATCTGGTAAAGTCGTTGGTTTATGCCATTCCCTTATGTATCATGAGCAGTTCTATTGTACTTCCAAGTATTCACCATCTAACGGAACGCAAAAGAGAGTTTTTGATTTATGAGGCCTCTTTTTCTGATATACTTGGCATTATCTTCTTCAACTATTTTATCGCTAAGGAAGTATTAACGCTGTATTCGTTTGGCTTATTTGGCTTCAATTTTATCGTATCAATCATCCTTTCCTTTTTTCTGTCCATAGCCTTGTTTTTTATTCTAAGGCGAACACACTTGGAAGTGAAGTTCTTTTTGATCTTCTCGTTGCTGGTTCTAATTTATGCTGGCGGTAAACTGTTGCACTTGCCTTCTTTAATGATCATTTTAGCCTTTGGCTTGTTAATCAATAATTGGGAAGGTATTCAAAAGCTGCCCGCAGTTAATAAGATTGCCCATTGGGAAATGGGGAGCATACGTTCATCCTTGCATTCTATTACCGCAGAATCCTCTTTCCTGGTACGAACGTTTTTCTTCCTGCTTTTTGGCTTTTCTATTGACCTGAAGTTTTTATATGAGGTAGAAGTATGGATGGTAGGAAGCCTGATTGTAATTGGCCTTTTTTTGATTCGTCTTTTATATTTACGGTTCTCTTTTAAGACAACTATTTTTCCAGAGAGTTTCTTTATACCACGTGGTTTAATTACTATTGTTCTGTTTTATAAGATACCTGCGCATTTGAAATTAGCCAACTTTAATGATGGTATCTTATTTTTTGTAGTACTATCAACAAGTATCATTTTAGCCTTGGGTATGTTGTTTTACAAAGCCTCGGGCACAGATGTAATAGAAGAACCTCAATTTGCTGAACGAAAAGAATTATTATGAACACACCCCATTTTAAGTTTTATACGAAAGAAGACATCTTGTCCATTACCCGTTTACGTCGCTATGAAACTAAATTAGGCGAACGTGTAGAAGTGTTGGGAGATGACCATTCCCCGGAAGCTTTTCAACGACTAAATGCAGAATATGTAATCATTGGTGTGCCTGAAGATATTGGTGTGCAAGCCAATATGGGAGTAGCCGGGGCCAGTACAACATGGGTGCCCTTTCTGCAATCGTTTTTGAATATTCAGAGCAATGATTTTTTGAATGGTGATGAAGTTGCAGTTATCGGTCATTTTGATTTTAGTGACCTGCAGGCTTTAATTGTTAGTAATGCCCAGACAGAAGAAGAAAGGGTAGAAGCGTTTCGCCATGCAGTAAATACCATTGATGAAGAAGTGGAAAAATTGGTAAAAGCTATTGTAGCTGCCGAACGTATTCCTATTGTAATTGGTGGTGGACATAACAATGCCTATCCTTTGCTTAAAGGAGCCGCTAAAGGCTTGAATGCCGCCCAGATCATAGATATGCCTCAGATCAATTGTGTAAACCTGGATGCGCATGCTGATTATCGTCCTGCAGAGGGGCGTCATAGCGGTAATGCCTTTCGTTATGCAGAGGAAGATGGTTTCTTGCAGAAGTATTGTGTGATAGGATTACAGGAGAATTACCTGCAACAAAATGTATGGATGGATATTGTCAATAATCCTTTCTTCGATTGTATAACCTTTGAAGACATCTTCATACATGAAAAACAAAACTTCCGTCAGGCGGTTTCCCACGCTATTGGTTTTACGGATGATAATTATGTGGGCGTAGAACTGGATCTGGATGCTATTGAAGATGTATTAAGTAGTGCCTATACTCCTAGTGGTATTAGCTCTTTTCAAGCTCGCCAGTATGTAACACAGTGTGCAGCGCAGGCAAAAACCGCCTATTTACATATTTGTGAGGGAGCTGCTAAATTGACCAATGGAAAAGCTGACGAAGCAACGGGTAAGTTAATTAGTTACCTCGTCAGCGATTTTATTAAGTCGAATGCTGCGCCTAAGGACTAAACCTGTAAATACTGCGCATAGGCATAGCCTTCTTCGCCATCTTTACTACGTACCAGCCACCACTGTTCGTTGGCTTTACTGATGACGGTTACGGTTTCGCCATGCGCAGCCTTTCCTACAATGGGCTGGTCTGTGCCTGGCCCTTTACGGATATTAAGGTTAGACGACTCCGTTACTACTTTTGCCTGTGTTCCAGTATTAACGTTGGAGTTAATATTAAGTACCAGGTCTCCCGCTCTGAAGTCGGGGTCTATTTGGTTATAGATATTCCAGAGCTGGTCTTTAACAGCCCCACTAGGTGCCGTACCATCTATATACAATACATTATTTTGTTCCCTTACCTGTAAGTCGGTAACACCTGCTTGTTGAGCAGCCGTGATGAGTTGTTGGTATTTTGATTGAAGTGCCATATCGCCTCCTATTGTTGAATGGTTAAGTTGTTATTGATTTTCTTTGGCTGTAGCGTATTTAACGACTGCATGAGTGTTGGCAGCCTGTCTCTTTTAATGGTTCCGGTTAGCGTGATCTCACCATTGTTTACGGTAGCTGTTACGCCTGGGAAGTCTTTTGTAGCGTCAGTTACCCCTTTTTTTAAAGCATCGTCGCTGGAAATGGTAACAGGTTCTGTAGAGGTAGTTGTTTCCGGGGTGGTGGTTGTAGTGGTAGTCGTTGTATCTACCTTCTTTTTATTTCCGCACGACTGTAACGTAAAACCAGCTAAAAGCATAACCCCTAGGCTTAGGGGAACAAAAAATCTTTTCATGAGCTTAATTTTAATTTGAGGTAAATATTGGCTCAACACTGCTACAACTCTTATACCAGACAAGGGCCAGTGCGTACCCCCGGCCCCTAAAGGGGAGGGCAGCGCGGCAGAATCCAGTCAATAGTTGTTGGTCAGTGGGGAAGGTTTAGTGAAGTAGTATAGGAGGATGGTAGGAGGAGTAGAGGAGGATATCCTCTGTAACTCCCCAGTAAGGGAGGCTCATATAACTGGAATTTGGAATTTGTCTTTTGGAATTTAATAGCGGTCTGGGGTGTGGTCTCTCCCCTTTAGGGGCTGGGAG
This genomic interval from Flavisolibacter tropicus contains the following:
- a CDS encoding formimidoylglutamase; its protein translation is MNTPHFKFYTKEDILSITRLRRYETKLGERVEVLGDDHSPEAFQRLNAEYVIIGVPEDIGVQANMGVAGASTTWVPFLQSFLNIQSNDFLNGDEVAVIGHFDFSDLQALIVSNAQTEEERVEAFRHAVNTIDEEVEKLVKAIVAAERIPIVIGGGHNNAYPLLKGAAKGLNAAQIIDMPQINCVNLDAHADYRPAEGRHSGNAFRYAEEDGFLQKYCVIGLQENYLQQNVWMDIVNNPFFDCITFEDIFIHEKQNFRQAVSHAIGFTDDNYVGVELDLDAIEDVLSSAYTPSGISSFQARQYVTQCAAQAKTAYLHICEGAAKLTNGKADEATGKLISYLVSDFIKSNAAPKD
- a CDS encoding cation:proton antiporter — its product is MHYVSTEWLLIILCCLVVLSYLFSIVSRKIRVPSVLLLLFAGIGLRFLALAYNIVIPLPGQIIEALGVVGLIMIVLEAGLDLKIEKEKIGLIRYSFFTALFILIFSTAIVTGILYYWLREDLVKSLVYAIPLCIMSSSIVLPSIHHLTERKREFLIYEASFSDILGIIFFNYFIAKEVLTLYSFGLFGFNFIVSIILSFFLSIALFFILRRTHLEVKFFLIFSLLVLIYAGGKLLHLPSLMIILAFGLLINNWEGIQKLPAVNKIAHWEMGSIRSSLHSITAESSFLVRTFFFLLFGFSIDLKFLYEVEVWMVGSLIVIGLFLIRLLYLRFSFKTTIFPESFFIPRGLITIVLFYKIPAHLKLANFNDGILFFVVLSTSIILALGMLFYKASGTDVIEEPQFAERKELL
- a CDS encoding SH3 domain-containing protein, which encodes MALQSKYQQLITAAQQAGVTDLQVREQNNVLYIDGTAPSGAVKDQLWNIYNQIDPDFRAGDLVLNINSNVNTGTQAKVVTESSNLNIRKGPGTDQPIVGKAAHGETVTVISKANEQWWLVRSKDGEEGYAYAQYLQV